The [Limnothrix rosea] IAM M-220 genomic interval GTCTCCTTTTCTCTAAAGAATTTTGGCTACATTCTTATCCATAACTGACGTTACTTTAGATAAATTATAGAAATGGGAATGATTATTTTAGGAATGGGAGGACTTGTTTTTGGGGCTCTAATAGCCGGTTTTCTGGTAGGAGTATTAACCTTTGCCGTCGTCATCATTCTCTTTCTGTTAATCAGGCGCAAATCTACGAAGAAAGGTTTATTCTGGTTTATTCTTTTTTGCTGCGCTGGTATCTTGACTTGGGGCGCTGCATCAATTTTATTGCCCTATGGCCCTCTGGAAGGAATTACTCCTGAATCTTTTACTGGTGAACAATTTGAATACGTCATGAAAAGAGCATTTCTGATTGGTATGACTCCCGCAGGCTCAGCTCTAGGTTTGCTTAGTACATATATCAAGACGAAGAGAGTTGCTAGGAAATAAAATTAATTCCCATGTTGGCAAGTTAATAATTTTTGACAGGCGATCGCCGAGCTAGAAGAAAAACTTGATTCTTCGTTTTTGCATATTCAAACAAACTCCCCCTCTTTTCCTCTCTTTTTATTGATGTTTAGAAAGTTTTTTTAACGAGGAAAATTGTGATTTTTATTATTGTTTTTTCCAGATTTCAGTGCCACTTTGATCGTCACCATCCGCTTTCCATTCACCACTTAGCGAACCATCTGACATCAATGTCCAAGTACCATCGCCGCTGAAACCACCTTCATATCGAACATACAACTTTCCCTCATTGGTGATTTCTCCAAGACCAGTCCATTTATCCTGATTGATCGTCCACTCCAATGTGACTGAGTCATCAGTATTTGTCGCCACATCGACCTGACCGACATACCCTGAGCCGTTAGGGTTTGTTCCGTTTACGACATATTCGGCGGCTAATGTTGACGCATCAGTAATTTCAACCGGAGTGATTTCGCTTGAGGCTTCCGTAACCTCTGTGGGTGTCGAATCAGTGGAAGTATTAGAAACATCGACAGGGGCGCTGCTATTGTCGCATCCAAACAAAACCGCAGAAACTAAAATGACTAGAATGCCGAGGCTTTTCATGATATTTTTTACTCTATTTAAATGGAATTTTTATCGCACCCATAAAGCTATTCTATCTATGTAGAGTCATTGAGGTGTAATCGTATTACTTCCGACATGTGCTGTTGAAACCAAGCTTTGCTCTGCCACAACACATCTATTTAGAGCTTGGGTTAAAGCTTGGGATATTCTGGATTTTAAAGGGCGATCGCCACACCGACTGACCTTTCAGGGTCATATCCGAACAAGGTTTGAGAAGACAAATAGACCGAGAAAGTCGTGAATAGGCCTATGGTCTTTTTGCAAATTTCAGCAAACGACCATCTGATAGATTAGGAGGAAAGCGCTATCTATAAATGCTTCCTAGTTTTTTTGGGCTAGGGAAAAAGCTATAAGATAGCGAAAGATCTTTTGGTGAGAGTTGTATGCCCTCAGTTTGTATCACCCTTGGGACGAGACCAGAAGCCATTAAATTGGCTCCTGTCATTCGTCAGTTTCGGCAAGCGGCTGATTTTGAAACATCCGTAATTTTGACAGGTCAGCACCGCGAAATGGTTGATCAGGTGATGCAGTGGTTTGATTTGACGGCTGATTTTGATCTGGAGATTATGCAGCCCGGCCAAACGTTGTCTGATATTACTTGCCGTAGTGTGGATGGTCTCCAGAAAATTTATCGTGAATTATCCCCTGATATTGTCTTGGTACAGGGCGATACAACAACAGCATTTGCGGCGGCTTTAGCGGCGTTTTATCAACAAATTCCCGTGGGACATGTGGAAGCAGGTTTGCGTACTGACAATATTCTCAACCCCTTTCCTGAAGAGGCAAATCGTCGTCTTATTTCGCAAATTTCACAGTTGCATTTTGCGCCGACAGATCAGGCGATCGCCAACCTCAAAAAGTCAGATATTTTAGGTCAGCCATACCACACAGGGAATACGGTTATCGATGCATTATTGACCGTGGCAGCATCGGAGCCAACCTGTGAAATTCCGGGTTTAGACTGGTCAGCGAAGCGGGTAATTTTATCAACTGTGCATCGCCGGGAAAATTGGGGTGAACCGCTGGATAATATTTTGCAGGGCTTTTTAAAAATTGTCGAAGCTTTTTCCGATGTGGCGATTTTATTACCGATGCACCGCAACCCAAAAGTGCGCGAACCGATTCAGCAGATTTTAGGGGAACATCCTCGGATTTTCCTAACCGAGCCTTTAGATT includes:
- the wecB gene encoding non-hydrolyzing UDP-N-acetylglucosamine 2-epimerase, producing the protein MPSVCITLGTRPEAIKLAPVIRQFRQAADFETSVILTGQHREMVDQVMQWFDLTADFDLEIMQPGQTLSDITCRSVDGLQKIYRELSPDIVLVQGDTTTAFAAALAAFYQQIPVGHVEAGLRTDNILNPFPEEANRRLISQISQLHFAPTDQAIANLKKSDILGQPYHTGNTVIDALLTVAASEPTCEIPGLDWSAKRVILSTVHRRENWGEPLDNILQGFLKIVEAFSDVAILLPMHRNPKVREPIQQILGEHPRIFLTEPLDYPQLVGAMQRCDLLLTDSGGLQEEAPSLGKPVLVLRKTTERPEAVTAGTARLIGTDSTDIFEATKALLTDRQQYDQMATATNPFGDGTSSKQILKIVRDFLD